One genomic window of Psychrobacter cibarius includes the following:
- a CDS encoding hypoxanthine-guanine phosphoribosyltransferase: MTQISNQEIEKTLRNSECLISSIEVAAAYERLAAQLNLHYAGLNPIVMVVMNGGLIPAGQLLTHLTFYHRMHYIHASRYRDNAGTNELDWKFKPDVSIEGEHVLLIDDIFDEGITLKTVVEELSKEKPLSLECCVLLNKEHDRKVEDFDVDFVGINVADRYVYGCGMDFHGYLRHLPGIYAIKEDKV; the protein is encoded by the coding sequence ATGACCCAAATCAGCAACCAAGAAATTGAAAAAACATTACGCAACTCAGAGTGCCTTATCAGTAGCATCGAAGTAGCCGCTGCTTATGAGCGCCTTGCCGCCCAACTCAACCTACATTATGCTGGTTTAAACCCAATCGTTATGGTTGTTATGAATGGTGGACTTATTCCAGCTGGTCAATTATTGACTCATTTGACGTTCTACCATCGCATGCATTATATTCATGCATCACGCTATCGTGATAATGCAGGCACCAATGAGCTAGATTGGAAATTCAAACCTGATGTTAGTATCGAAGGTGAGCATGTATTGCTGATTGACGATATTTTTGATGAAGGTATCACGCTAAAAACAGTTGTCGAAGAATTAAGCAAAGAAAAACCTTTATCACTTGAATGTTGTGTGTTGCTTAATAAAGAGCATGATCGTAAAGTTGAAGATTTTGATGTTGATTTTGTCGGTATCAATGTTGCAGATCGTTATGTCTATGGCTGTGGTATGGATTTCCATGGTTACTTGCGTCATCTGCCTGGCATCTATGCCATCAAAGAAGACAAAGTTTAA
- a CDS encoding carbon starvation protein A: MNSAIVLVFAVAAMLCGYLFYSKFIATKILALDNSIPTPAHTMKDGVDYIPTNKYVLWGHHFTSVAGAAPIIGPAIAVIWGWVPAIIWVVLGTIFMAGVHDMSAIWASMRNRGQSIGSIAGTVMGTRVRSLMMIVIFLLLLMVNAVFGVAIANMMIKTPSAVLPVWGALIVAFIIGQCIYRYKMNLVWVSIIGVTALYGLIYLGPMFPVVLPETFLGLPDNAVWIIILFAYAAIASLLPVWMLLQPRDYINGLQLFVGLILLYAAIFIATPNIVAPAINTALPIGTPSMVPLLFVTIACGAISGFHGLVATGTTSKQIDKEEDVRFVGYFGAMGEGMLALGAILAATAGFATLGDWQAVYQKFGDGSIGAFIDGGATILNAGVGIDMVLSQTMLTVMAALFAGTTMDTGVRLQRYIFQEFGEIYKLPVLNKSVVATLLAVGSCLLLAFGAGGIDGAGGMIIWPLFGTTNQLMAALTLMIVTVILLRKGRPVWYTLGPLSFLLVMTIFALLIQLKTFFNDGNWLLIIMDVIILIATILVTFESLSVLRKEWSIHRGKSNL, translated from the coding sequence ATGAATAGTGCAATCGTGCTAGTGTTTGCTGTTGCAGCGATGCTTTGCGGTTATCTGTTTTACTCAAAATTTATCGCTACTAAAATCTTGGCATTGGATAACAGTATCCCCACGCCAGCGCATACTATGAAAGATGGGGTGGATTATATCCCTACCAATAAATATGTGCTATGGGGACATCATTTTACTTCAGTCGCAGGAGCGGCTCCGATTATTGGTCCTGCCATTGCCGTTATTTGGGGCTGGGTACCTGCTATCATTTGGGTAGTATTGGGCACGATTTTTATGGCAGGTGTCCACGATATGTCAGCCATTTGGGCTAGTATGCGCAATCGAGGTCAGTCGATTGGCTCGATTGCCGGTACCGTCATGGGTACACGTGTACGTAGCTTGATGATGATCGTTATCTTCCTATTATTACTCATGGTAAATGCGGTATTTGGCGTCGCTATTGCTAATATGATGATAAAAACCCCGTCCGCTGTGCTACCTGTTTGGGGGGCTTTGATAGTCGCCTTTATCATCGGTCAGTGTATTTATCGCTATAAGATGAATCTGGTTTGGGTATCAATCATTGGGGTCACGGCTTTATATGGGCTTATCTATCTTGGTCCTATGTTCCCTGTCGTATTGCCTGAGACATTCTTAGGCTTACCTGACAATGCTGTTTGGATTATTATCTTGTTTGCTTATGCGGCAATCGCTTCTTTATTACCGGTTTGGATGCTCTTGCAGCCGCGCGATTACATCAATGGCTTACAGTTATTTGTCGGTCTAATTTTGTTATACGCTGCCATCTTTATTGCGACGCCAAATATTGTCGCGCCAGCGATAAACACGGCATTGCCAATCGGCACACCATCTATGGTGCCTTTATTGTTTGTGACCATTGCTTGTGGTGCAATTTCAGGCTTTCATGGTCTGGTAGCAACGGGTACGACATCTAAGCAGATTGATAAAGAAGAGGATGTGCGATTCGTTGGTTACTTCGGTGCCATGGGTGAGGGGATGCTGGCACTTGGTGCGATACTCGCGGCAACAGCAGGCTTTGCAACCCTTGGCGACTGGCAAGCCGTTTATCAAAAATTTGGCGATGGCTCTATTGGTGCCTTTATTGATGGCGGTGCAACTATATTGAATGCTGGTGTCGGCATTGATATGGTTTTATCACAGACGATGCTGACGGTAATGGCAGCATTGTTCGCTGGCACCACGATGGATACTGGAGTACGTTTGCAACGCTATATTTTCCAAGAGTTTGGTGAAATTTATAAACTACCTGTTCTAAATAAAAGTGTGGTGGCAACATTGCTTGCCGTTGGCAGCTGTTTGTTATTAGCCTTTGGTGCTGGTGGCATCGATGGTGCTGGCGGTATGATTATTTGGCCGTTATTTGGCACGACGAATCAGCTAATGGCCGCATTAACCTTGATGATTGTTACTGTCATCTTGTTACGTAAAGGCAGACCTGTGTGGTATACCTTGGGGCCATTGTCATTTTTACTGGTCATGACGATTTTTGCGTTATTGATTCAGCTAAAAACCTTTTTCAATGATGGTAATTGGCTGCTTATTATTATGGATGTCATTATCTTAATAGCTACGATTTTAGTGACGTTTGAGAGTCTATCGGTACTCCGAAAAGAGTGGTCGATACACAGAGGCA
- a CDS encoding MepB family protein, with protein sequence MYTFDTVLEHINEIIYKPNQLIIASTQEEQQNLEYAAGTFELMNRRAVKTVRFRVAKQTPTKVGQFVTFWEKDSKGINQPFQYDSSPDLLVVTTFKDKHTFGQFVFPKNVLLRHNILQSHFTKGKMGIRVYPSWDNPTSNTAKKTQNWQLDYFFVVTGTNILPTEKIRALYE encoded by the coding sequence TTGTATACCTTTGATACTGTGCTAGAGCATATTAATGAAATTATTTATAAGCCCAACCAATTGATTATTGCTTCAACTCAAGAAGAACAACAAAATCTAGAATATGCTGCTGGTACATTTGAATTAATGAACAGACGGGCTGTCAAAACAGTTAGATTCAGAGTAGCTAAACAAACACCTACCAAAGTAGGGCAGTTCGTTACCTTTTGGGAAAAAGATTCCAAAGGTATTAATCAACCTTTTCAATATGATTCGTCACCAGACTTATTGGTAGTCACGACATTTAAAGATAAGCATACATTTGGGCAGTTTGTTTTTCCAAAAAATGTCTTGCTTAGACATAATATTCTTCAGTCTCATTTTACAAAAGGTAAGATGGGTATCAGGGTGTATCCTAGCTGGGATAATCCAACCAGTAATACTGCTAAGAAGACACAGAATTGGCAACTCGATTATTTCTTCGTGGTGACTGGTACAAACATACTGCCTACAGAAAAAATACGGGCATTGTATGAGTAG